TTATAATATATTATTAAGTGGATATTCAATTTGAGAGTAGATAACGCTTAAAAGATTTTGCTTCTTATCTTTATACGACTGATTATAATTTAAAAAGTTTATAAAATCATATTGTCACTTTGATTAATATGTGCTCCCTGTTTCTTGTGATAGGTAGTATATTCATATAAAGAATACATGACGATACGATGTTTGTACAGTTGTTAGAGTAACTGCAATATCATGCGTATCAAATGAAAGCGTGGTAAATAATGAATTCCGTAGCGATAGTGTTAAAAGAACATTTAAAGAGCTTTTATTTAATTCAAAGATTAGCGCAATTCCAATTGAAGATAACAAACCATAACAACTATTTAGGCTTAGCTTGGGAAATGATTAATCCAATTATTCAAATTGCAGTGTATTGGTTTGTGTTTGGTTTTGGAATCCGTAGCAATAGTGCCATTGACGGTATACCATTTATTTATTGGTTACTTGTGGGGATTAGTATGTGGTTCTTCATAAATCAAGGCGTATTGGAAGGAACGAAGTCGATCAATACGAAATATAAACAAGTGGCAAAGATGAATTTTCCGCTTTCTATCATTCCAACGTATATTGTGACGAGTAAACTATATGGGCACTTAATATTAGTATTCGCCATTGTTCTACTTTGTACTGTGTCAGGTGTTAAACCGTCTATTTATATTATCCAGTTATTGGTCTATATTCCTTTTGCATATTTATTTGCAACATCTGTCACATTGTTAACATCAACATTAGCGGTATTAGTACGCGATACACAAATGGCGATGCAAGCAATACTTCGTGTTTTGTTTTATGCATCACCTATTTTATGGGTACCGGAACCTGGATCATTACCAGAAAAGATAATGATGTTCAACCCTATTTATTTTATTGCGGAAAGTTATCGTGCTGCAATTCTCTTTAAAGAGTGGTATTTCATTACGCATTGGGAGTTAGCGCTATATAATGTATTTGTAGTATTGTTATTCTTTATAGTTGGTTCAATGATGCATGTACGTTATAGAGACTATTTTGCTGATTTTATGTAATATTGAATAAGAAGCCTTCAGTACACGAAAATGTATTGAAGGCAATTTTTATATGAAATATATAATGAGGTGTAATATATGTTACGAGCTGTGATAAAAAAGGGATATCTGAGTCTAGTCACTTTAATACAAGGGTTGGTCAAACAACAAAAGGTCCAAGATCAACATATTGTTGTAATGATGACATTTAAAGAAGATTTACTACCTGTTATTGAAGCATTAATAGCACGAGGCTATAAGGTAACTGTTATAGCAAAAGACATACATTTTCAAACTTTAAAGGATAATAAAAGGGTAAAATGTGAATTAATGAGTCATCGAAATTTATATCGCCAAATCCAAGTGCTTCGCTCAGCCAAAGTGATTTTCATTGATACATATTATCATTTATTTGGAGCATATAAGAAGCAGCCGAATCAAACAATCATCCAAACTTGGCATGCGGCAGGTGCTTTAAAAAATTTTGGTTTAGAAGATCATTCAGTTAATTTGAATCATCACAAAGAAGTGGCACAACATCAAGCTGTTTATCATGCGGTAGATAAGTATTTGATTGGTTCTACACAAATGGGGGACTGTTTTAAACGATCATTTGGTATACAAGATCAACAGCTACTTAAGTGTGGGTTACCGCGTCTAAGTCACTACTTAAACAGAGATGTTCAAGAAGAACAACAACGTCTAAAAGGTCAGCTGGGAATAGAGGGAAAGGTTGCGGTTTACTTACCAACTTATCGTGAAGAAGGACAAATAAACCATATCATTGATCAGCAAGCGTTTAAAGATGCATTGCCAGAATTTACATTGCTAAGTA
This region of Staphylococcus sp. IVB6240 genomic DNA includes:
- the tarB gene encoding teichoic acid glycerol-phosphate primase TarB gives rise to the protein MLRAVIKKGYLSLVTLIQGLVKQQKVQDQHIVVMMTFKEDLLPVIEALIARGYKVTVIAKDIHFQTLKDNKRVKCELMSHRNLYRQIQVLRSAKVIFIDTYYHLFGAYKKQPNQTIIQTWHAAGALKNFGLEDHSVNLNHHKEVAQHQAVYHAVDKYLIGSTQMGDCFKRSFGIQDQQLLKCGLPRLSHYLNRDVQEEQQRLKGQLGIEGKVAVYLPTYREEGQINHIIDQQAFKDALPEFTLLSNYHPAVEAPENSHRISLSTPELLILADVIITDYSSLAIEASVIGKPSIFYVYDEKIYERMRGLNSYYYQIPDNYKVYEEDELYERIKSTHLKLLFDDWHTFNTKDSVEKLMDYVDEVVYQ
- a CDS encoding ABC transporter permease — protein: MNSVAIVLKEHLKSFYLIQRLAQFQLKITNHNNYLGLAWEMINPIIQIAVYWFVFGFGIRSNSAIDGIPFIYWLLVGISMWFFINQGVLEGTKSINTKYKQVAKMNFPLSIIPTYIVTSKLYGHLILVFAIVLLCTVSGVKPSIYIIQLLVYIPFAYLFATSVTLLTSTLAVLVRDTQMAMQAILRVLFYASPILWVPEPGSLPEKIMMFNPIYFIAESYRAAILFKEWYFITHWELALYNVFVVLLFFIVGSMMHVRYRDYFADFM